AAGTATATAAGGCATTTAAACACGTCTCTATGTTTTGAGTAGACTCGGAAGTACGGGGGCTGCATAAAGCCTCCATACATATACCTACAATATTTAATAACAAATAGAATatgggataatatataatgcttAAAAGAAACAATTACTCTAAAAACGCATTTACCAAACAATAAATGAAAACGTTCAACGTTGGTATTGCTTTTAGTAGAAATATCattgttgttattgttgttgttaatGTTAGTTGCATTTGAAGTTTTCACTTCGTTCTTAGTTTCCTCTAATCCAAATCCTTTGGCGTTAAGCCAGAGGGTTGCTGCATGTAGGATTGGTGCCCAGGATTCCGCATAATGAGGTCGAGCAGATTCCATTGTATCTGTTGTATAAAATGCTCCCCCGTCGTGCGGTAACTGACTGGAAAATTCTATAATGATATATACAtttgttattataaataattcaTGTATACATAGTTCGAAAAATTGTTCAAAACAGCTATGTTTGCTGTACCTGGGGGTAACGAAAGTAGTGCGTGATCTCTTAAGGCAGCCAACCAATATTGACTTAAACTTAGCAACTCTGGTTGCACTAAGCTTAATAAACTTTCAGTCTGAAATTCAAATTTCCCAAAATCCTCAGAGCTACCATCATCAACTTGATTAGAATTTTGATTGAATGTATCCTTACTATTTAAGGCAGAACCATCTTTTATCATTGCAACTACATATACCTAACGAAAGCAGTAAAAcaataaatgaatgtaataaagaaacgattattaatattataatttgGTACGTACCTCTGCCCAAGCTTTCAAAATTGCCAACCTTTCGAGCGTTAACAAACTTTCGTTATAAAGTTGCGGTCGTGTGTGCCTTTCTCTTAATTTTTCTAGAGAAGATACGAGAAGTTGATGCACTCTGCGGAGATCATTCAGATCTCTAGCAACTCCGCTTCCAATCCAAGCACTACACGCTTCGCATGCTGCAGCAGTAACATGCGATGCTGTTTCTGCTGAAAATGCAGGTCTCAATGCAGCTCCAACCTGTAACAACGATCGAATAACGATATCCAATGTTTTTAAAATGTATTTTAAGcttttacatttaatatatattaattactTGAGCTTGGAATTGCTCGAGTAACAAATGTCCAGGAAATTCTGGTTCAGGAACTTTGGCGAATTTGTCTATGATTTCTTGTAATGTTTTCAGCCCCTCGAGTCGCAAAGGATCACAGTCACTTGTCGCGGCCATAAATGCCATTCGGACTAAATCGGAAAGATGCAATACCAGAAAATCATCTGTAATTaacaaatattaatattaatttcttACTGTTTCGACATATgagaaatatgaaaataaaTGAAGAGGTCGGATCGCAATTAACATATGATCGTACTTTTGCCTTTTGATACTTGTAACTCCTTAGCCAAGGCAAGGTCAAAATGCGCTTGCTTATTATTTACACAAGCAGCAACGATTTTCCTAACACACTGTGCTGCAAAGACTCTAGTTGGCCATCGCGGAGTAATAGTCGGTCGTTGTTTTGTTGATTCGTCAGCATGGAACTCGGCTTGATCATCATCTCCTTCCGCATCTGCGTTATCATTATCCGTACTACTATCTTCTACGTTAATAGTATTTCCTTCTTCATTGTTACATGTTTCTGTGTACAATGGACACATatcaaatttattaataataatataactcTTTAATACAGCACTGTAATATATAGTATAATATAATACCTGAAGCTATTGTAAGAACATCCTTACACAAGGACAACCACTGAGATAAGTTATCAGCTGCTAAAATTTGCAGCATACTGGTTAACGTGTCGTGGATATCTTTGATTAATTTACTATCAGTTTCCGTATCTAACATGCTAAATAAAACGCCCGGAAGACCAGTTTCAGTTATGACCAGACCCTCCACTATATTGGTATCACGACTTTCATTTGCCAATGTCATTGCATGTTCGCACACTTCTTTTGCTTCTCGCTGAGCAAGTTGCCGGAGACATGATATTGCAGCTTTGCGTAAAAGCAGATGGTTACTCGATAGTGTTCGCTGTAAACCAAATCAAGTTGTGACATAGTCATATGTACCTCTGTAAGTACATAACATAATGTAAATCTTACGCATAATGTAGGAACAAGAGACGATAAATTAACATGTCTAGGTGCAAACAAATGTAGCTGTTGAAGACATCCTGTAGCTTCTGCCTGAACAAGAGGATCTTGATGGTCTTGCATAATTGCACAAGCGCACAGAAATGACGAACGTGCCATACAAATAGTCGACGTATTAcctatatatttaaataatcaATATAAATCATATTCAAATTTAACTGGAAATTTCATAAATATGATAAAAGTCAATGGAACCTTGTAATTCTGGTCCTATTGTCGTGATAAGAGCTGACAATACTTTTCCTATACATTGATGTACATCGATATAAGAATGAGGAACATTAAGGAGAAGAGTTAATGCTAAAGACAATGTTGGTTCTACATAGCCACGAAACATTGGTCCACCAGAGTCAGCTATAAGCGCAAGAGCGTGTAATGCCCATACCTATATAAAATTTTTAAGTTAAATTTCTTTCATTAATATTTAATGATAAACTGATAAATCAAAGCATAAACAACACAAGTAATCCAAAAGATagaaaataaatacaaaaagaaaTACTTGTATTACTTATAGAATGATCTAATGttatatacaaaaaaaaaagaatatcgtTAGTTAAACTTACTTGTACCACCGGAGACGAATTATCTTGGGCAAGTGCAAGTAAAATACTGACACTTGTGTTTAGGTGTTGACTAGATCCCATTCCACCCACATATTTATGGAGACACCCTAATGCTAAAGAATGACCAGTTCTACTGGCAACATCGCGAGCAGACTTTAAACGATCAAAACTTGTTTGCGCTAATTCTGCCGTAAATTTGGGATCAGAAATAACTTGTGCCATTCTTCCAACAGCTTCTCCAGCTGCCCATCTCAATATCGAATTGCTACTTACCAAAGCGCTCTGTAACACATGTAACAATAGATATATTGCCGTAAGTATAAAAAACGAAATATATCACGATGTTAAAAGACAGTTCTTACAATGATTAAATTAGTCGCTGATTTCTTAACATCTTCTTGACCAAAACCGGTTTTCGCTTCGTTAAGCCCCTTTAAACCACTTAGAACAGCTGTGAAAACATTCATCTGTATTGCTTCTTGCCTACCCGATTTCGTATGTTTTATGCATTCACTGAAGTGATCCAACATTTGCAACCTATGCTTATTTGCAACACGTGGGAAAATCTGACCAAACAAGGACACGGAAAGATCAATGACGGCAACTCCTAGAGGCAATGGTCCAGGAATTATTTCATCCTAAAAAAGGGAGAAATACAAACAAGTTTTAACTTGAAGgtgttttaaaaaatatatatcagTTACCCTATATATGCGATAATTATTATATTCAATAAAGTTTAAAAAAATTACTTGTGGGACTGGTCTGTAAAGGCAACATGGATTATGTTCTAAAGCTCCTGATCCTGCAGCACTGTTTGGTTGTAGCTGAAACAGATACAATAGTACTGATTGAGTTTCTTCAttttcttctgtttttttttattatatataaataacacaaaaaatacaaagaataaataAAAACTGTAACACATTCATGTTACTGAAATTTACagataaaattaattataaacatattttaatattcaaatcaatattaatttcatatttGACTATTCAATAGTATGTTTAAAAAATAATCATTGATTAAGAAGATAtgaaatgtaataaatattaGAAAACAAATTGACAGTGGAGTGTTTGGGTTCTATAATTTAATTTGTGAtattaatgaaattagaaaaacTCAAGGAGAAAATTATAGATGAGCAACAAGTAATGAAAGGCTTCATAGAACATTACTCACATGTTCCAAATCTGCCCTTCTATTTGGTTCCATCTAGACACGAGTGGAAACATGTATGTTAATTTTAATTTATACAACATATACTAAAGTAATCTCTCTTTAGAATACATCTGCTTTAATTGTTGAAACATACTTTTACTTTCACAAATGCTAATAATGATGTTAGTAGTATGTATTGTGCATAGTATTACATTACATTTCCGACATATGTTAGACATCAATCACATCAAGCATGAAGACATTTCCATAGAATATTTCAAAATACTTACTTGATCTTCTATCGTACGATGATCAGTTTCTTGCAACCATGTACCAAGAATTACTGAATCATTGATATGACAAACTGCGCGCAATAATGAAGTTGTAGTATTGCCAGGATTCTCAGTTAAAGTAAACTCCGAAACTAACATCCTTAGTAAATGCGTATAAGAacctatttttttttataatatgttTAGCTTTTTgtcaaatattatatttaatatagaTAACTCTTTAACACAATTACCTTCAAATGTTTGAGGAGGCAATAGTAGTAGTGTTTCGTACAAACGCAAACGAACCATAGCAGCTGGAGCCTTCAATTGTTGTCCGTAATTTTTTAATACAGGTGACAAACTGTTAATTGAAAATATCGTTGCGAAGTATAATAACCATAATGTAACATTAGAATTCACTGCTAAATACCTTAGAAATATAAGATAATATAACATACTTTGTTAACATTGCTAATGCAGATTCAATTGGAGTTAGAAGTCGTCTTGTAATATCGTCATTTAAAAGTTCCGGGCAATGCAACAGAAAACTATGCATTGCAGATAACGCACCGGCCCGACCTTCTAAGGTAACCTGCCAAGTAAAGGCATCGCCTCTAGCTTTTTCGCTTTCGAGTTCCTTATTCGAACGAGGGAAAGAATTTCTCCACAATAGTAACATTCTCGGTAATAATCCTTTCACTACCGCCGTTCCTGAAAACAGACATTTTTTGGTAAATATAACTATTTTAAGGTTTCAGATATagttaatatttaattaatgtACAAATCTACCAAGAGTCATTATAGCTCCAATCAAAAGCCATCCAGCATGTGTTCTGTTTAACGACAAGCGACTGTTTTGACTTGCGCTCCGCAATAGTTCTTCTGCAGTATTGAAAATAATCTAAAGTAaagtaaataatttttatttaatagagTTTTGTAACACTGCTAATTGAAACATAAATATTCCTTAAAGATACTTACTTTTCCTTTGGTGTGGGGAACACCTAAAGGCGACAAACGGACGCTACCAAGAACTGCAGCCAATGCACTGCTATATCCAGCTATTGCCTCTGGTGAGCTACGCATATTTTCGATTCCATCTACACAGCGATCAATCAGGGGTGTTATTTGACTTGGGACTGCTACGCAAATGCAACGCAGACACCAGGAAGCTGCAAGTCTAGCTGCTTGACATGGATGAACCAAAACAGCCATAACTGTGTCAATTAAACCTGAAAAATCAATCAGTTTTTAATGAAGTTATTAAAAAAACGAACAAGTATAAGAATTACATATAAAGTACATACTTAAAGATTGATCAGACAATAAGTTACAAGCTGTTGTACCCAATCCTAGGATTAAGTTCCCCATTTCTTGCAATGCACAAACCAATAAATGTTGACTGAATAATGTTTCTTGATTACAATCCTTGGCATTTTCTGGACTAAAATCtaaaaaaatgattaaaattaaataatataagaaACTACAATAGATATGTTTTATtatttatgatacatagaaatttttattttaccgATAGAATTCATTTGTTTTAAAATGATatgcgctatttctttgcatgcaGCAGCTTGTGCACCTTCGCCCAACAGTTTTCCTATGGTACCATGTAATATAAAGTTAACACATTTTCTGGAATAAACAGCATCGACGTGTGAACTTGCTGCTTTTGGATTTGTTACAAGATCAAGTACATGTGCAACTAATACACCAACATTACGTTCAAGCCATGATCCTCCTAACATTTGTACAAATACAACATATGCCTAGAAAACGAtgatgaataaataataagtTAATTTTAGAGAACAATTATAATGTTATTTTTATATCTTGCCTTACATGTGTAACACCAACTCGAACTTCCCTGTTCA
The sequence above is a segment of the Xylocopa sonorina isolate GNS202 chromosome 7, iyXylSono1_principal, whole genome shotgun sequence genome. Coding sequences within it:
- the LOC143425651 gene encoding HEAT repeat-containing protein 5B isoform X1, with the protein product MMMELSHSLTLNEDALNQIPEAKRPVFIFEWLRFLDKVLIAAQKSDIKGCQQKLVEQLTRHMQGAPGPPTRRLIARCLATLFSVGDTFLLFDTVNKCNDILRNKDDSPSFLPTKLAAICCVGCMYEKLGRMMGRSYEETVQILIKSLRSAESQTRIEIMHTLEKVCAGMGSAITNVHKEIYKVSRHYLTDRVMAVRCAAAKCLLEMLNHAPFLYTTEIESVATLCFRAFEGSNYEVRCSVAKLLGMLGAMTQLPAPKGKNPSVAQNKNYKQISLDEVLNILMSGFLRGGVGFLKGTGEIIKGSSSVNREVRVGVTHAYVVFVQMLGGSWLERNVGVLVAHVLDLVTNPKAASSHVDAVYSRKCVNFILHGTIGKLLGEGAQAAACKEIAHIILKQMNSIDFSPENAKDCNQETLFSQHLLVCALQEMGNLILGLGTTACNLLSDQSLSLIDTVMAVLVHPCQAARLAASWCLRCICVAVPSQITPLIDRCVDGIENMRSSPEAIAGYSSALAAVLGSVRLSPLGVPHTKGKIIFNTAEELLRSASQNSRLSLNRTHAGWLLIGAIMTLGTAVVKGLLPRMLLLWRNSFPRSNKELESEKARGDAFTWQVTLEGRAGALSAMHSFLLHCPELLNDDITRRLLTPIESALAMLTNLSPVLKNYGQQLKAPAAMVRLRLYETLLLLPPQTFEGSYTHLLRMLVSEFTLTENPGNTTTSLLRAVCHINDSVILGTWLQETDHRTIEDQMEPNRRADLEHLQPNSAAGSGALEHNPCCLYRPVPQDEIIPGPLPLGVAVIDLSVSLFGQIFPRVANKHRLQMLDHFSECIKHTKSGRQEAIQMNVFTAVLSGLKGLNEAKTGFGQEDVKKSATNLIISALVSSNSILRWAAGEAVGRMAQVISDPKFTAELAQTSFDRLKSARDVASRTGHSLALGCLHKYVGGMGSSQHLNTSVSILLALAQDNSSPVVQVWALHALALIADSGGPMFRGYVEPTLSLALTLLLNVPHSYIDVHQCIGKVLSALITTIGPELQGNTSTICMARSSFLCACAIMQDHQDPLVQAEATGCLQQLHLFAPRHVNLSSLVPTLCRTLSSNHLLLRKAAISCLRQLAQREAKEVCEHAMTLANESRDTNIVEGLVITETGLPGVLFSMLDTETDSKLIKDIHDTLTSMLQILAADNLSQWLSLCKDVLTIASETCNNEEGNTINVEDSSTDNDNADAEGDDDQAEFHADESTKQRPTITPRWPTRVFAAQCVRKIVAACVNNKQAHFDLALAKELQVSKGKNDFLVLHLSDLVRMAFMAATSDCDPLRLEGLKTLQEIIDKFAKVPEPEFPGHLLLEQFQAQVGAALRPAFSAETASHVTAAACEACSAWIGSGVARDLNDLRRVHQLLVSSLEKLRERHTRPQLYNESLLTLERLAILKAWAEVYVVAMIKDGSALNSKDTFNQNSNQVDDGSSEDFGKFEFQTESLLSLVQPELLSLSQYWLAALRDHALLSLPPEFSSQLPHDGGAFYTTDTMESARPHYAESWAPILHAATLWLNAKGFGLEETKNEVKTSNATNINNNNNNNDISTKSNTNVERFHLLFGICMEALCSPRTSESTQNIETCLNALYTLLDSAWARKVLNADRSLPIELCNVLHRMLLTRESFVIQMIVMEVLKQVMKAAQEDLAERKKNKLKDIASAHEESNETQDVDLLGEGEENGELTPGKSLVFAILEVCLCLLVRQIPALNPNPGGTTAILSQRGYMPSEESGKLIAAALNIMESLPTLCSPQGAIAILPTLLYLATGVIRETAVRTDIECNKTTSDAPVHAALHCIKCLITNKYAKDHRSQEQWTSLLQSALAKIIDLAKTGNDETKMDEVAMMLGIAVFVLHASSEVVSAPNLQFPCINHFRQAFQSENIMVKLKCVQTLRTIFLHPERVISTPYIHALAPRLVEFLYSDKSKQVSTDLELSFTLECISTVEALIGLADLSHRIQMLTLLVPILINYLLEGDQLQHASKYQLSLHQQSFQWLNKIGPKYPQEFKTLMSQSTELKTKLENAVRSTHQQAQRHTRSVDLVKPQIKISTPSIKLKTDFSNFN
- the LOC143425651 gene encoding HEAT repeat-containing protein 5B isoform X2, producing MMMELSHSLTLNEDALNQIPEAKRPVFIFEWLRFLDKVLIAAQKSDIKGCQQKLVEQLTRHMQGAPGPPTRRLIARCLATLFSVGDTFLLFDTVNKCNDILRNKDDSPSFLPTKLAAICCVGCMYEKLGRMMGRSYEETVQILIKSLRSAESQTRIEIMHTLEKVCAGMGSAITNVHKEIYKVSRHYLTDRVMAVRCAAAKCLLEMLNHAPFLYTTEIESVATLCFRAFEGSNYEVRCSVAKLLGMLGAMTQLPAPKGKNPSVAQNKNYKQISLDEVLNILMSGFLRGGVGFLKGTGEIIKGSSSVNREVRVGVTHAYVVFVQMLGGSWLERNVGVLVAHVLDLVTNPKAASSHVDAVYSRKCVNFILHGTIGKLLGEGAQAAACKEIAHIILKQMNSIDFSPENAKDCNQETLFSQHLLVCALQEMGNLILGLGTTACNLLSDQSLSLIDTVMAVLVHPCQAARLAASWCLRCICVAVPSQITPLIDRCVDGIENMRSSPEAIAGYSSALAAVLGSVRLSPLGVPHTKGKIIFNTAEELLRSASQNSRLSLNRTHAGWLLIGAIMTLGTAVVKGLLPRMLLLWRNSFPRSNKELESEKARGDAFTWQVTLEGRAGALSAMHSFLLHCPELLNDDITRRLLTPIESALAMLTNLSPVLKNYGQQLKAPAAMVRLRLYETLLLLPPQTFEGSYTHLLRMLVSEFTLTENPGNTTTSLLRAVCHINDSVILGTWLQETDHRTIEDQLQPNSAAGSGALEHNPCCLYRPVPQDEIIPGPLPLGVAVIDLSVSLFGQIFPRVANKHRLQMLDHFSECIKHTKSGRQEAIQMNVFTAVLSGLKGLNEAKTGFGQEDVKKSATNLIISALVSSNSILRWAAGEAVGRMAQVISDPKFTAELAQTSFDRLKSARDVASRTGHSLALGCLHKYVGGMGSSQHLNTSVSILLALAQDNSSPVVQVWALHALALIADSGGPMFRGYVEPTLSLALTLLLNVPHSYIDVHQCIGKVLSALITTIGPELQGNTSTICMARSSFLCACAIMQDHQDPLVQAEATGCLQQLHLFAPRHVNLSSLVPTLCRTLSSNHLLLRKAAISCLRQLAQREAKEVCEHAMTLANESRDTNIVEGLVITETGLPGVLFSMLDTETDSKLIKDIHDTLTSMLQILAADNLSQWLSLCKDVLTIASETCNNEEGNTINVEDSSTDNDNADAEGDDDQAEFHADESTKQRPTITPRWPTRVFAAQCVRKIVAACVNNKQAHFDLALAKELQVSKGKNDFLVLHLSDLVRMAFMAATSDCDPLRLEGLKTLQEIIDKFAKVPEPEFPGHLLLEQFQAQVGAALRPAFSAETASHVTAAACEACSAWIGSGVARDLNDLRRVHQLLVSSLEKLRERHTRPQLYNESLLTLERLAILKAWAEVYVVAMIKDGSALNSKDTFNQNSNQVDDGSSEDFGKFEFQTESLLSLVQPELLSLSQYWLAALRDHALLSLPPEFSSQLPHDGGAFYTTDTMESARPHYAESWAPILHAATLWLNAKGFGLEETKNEVKTSNATNINNNNNNNDISTKSNTNVERFHLLFGICMEALCSPRTSESTQNIETCLNALYTLLDSAWARKVLNADRSLPIELCNVLHRMLLTRESFVIQMIVMEVLKQVMKAAQEDLAERKKNKLKDIASAHEESNETQDVDLLGEGEENGELTPGKSLVFAILEVCLCLLVRQIPALNPNPGGTTAILSQRGYMPSEESGKLIAAALNIMESLPTLCSPQGAIAILPTLLYLATGVIRETAVRTDIECNKTTSDAPVHAALHCIKCLITNKYAKDHRSQEQWTSLLQSALAKIIDLAKTGNDETKMDEVAMMLGIAVFVLHASSEVVSAPNLQFPCINHFRQAFQSENIMVKLKCVQTLRTIFLHPERVISTPYIHALAPRLVEFLYSDKSKQVSTDLELSFTLECISTVEALIGLADLSHRIQMLTLLVPILINYLLEGDQLQHASKYQLSLHQQSFQWLNKIGPKYPQEFKTLMSQSTELKTKLENAVRSTHQQAQRHTRSVDLVKPQIKISTPSIKLKTDFSNFN